ATTGAACAATACTCCATCATCCGTATTCACCGAAACATTCAGGAGGTCATTGTTAAAAGAATAACGAAATTGAAACAAGGAGGAAGGCACAAATATATAGTTGCTGGGACTGATTTGTTTAAATAACCCCATAAGATTTTCAGTAAACACATGAATATTTTTTTGCTTGTCCTGCACCAGCAAAAAAACTTGTTGGTCTCCGATAACGTCAGCAATAAACGCGGACTTGATAATCCGATCGGTTGTTTTATCAAGCAGATACACGCCTGCTTTGGTAGCCAGGTATAGCTCATTGTCGATATGGCTCAATATAATTTGTTCATCAATAGGAGAGTCATAGGCATCTGACACCTTGTTTACTGTAGCTTCCGTTAATTTTTCGGTCAACTTCAATTGATACAAGCCTTTGTAAAACTGCCCCACCCAAAATCTTCCCAGATGGTCTTCTTCAAAAAAGCGGCTTGATTCGTTGAAACCGCTGATTTTCTGAATAGCTTCCAATTCCATGTTTTCATTTATCCTGAAAAGGAACAATCCAGAGTAAGTGCCGCCAATGGCAAATTCAGGGTTTGACCGCAATTGTTTTACCTGCCACAAACCATCTGTAATGGCTATACGTTTTGCTTTGCCATCGCTTAAAAGAAACAAACCGGTGTGATGCCCGGCATAAAGCTTCCCGGTGATTTTTTGCATCCCATAAGCAGGTCCTTCCGTTCCTTCTAAAAAAATGCTTTGTGTAGTATTTTTTGGTAAAAAATAAATTCCATTAGAAGTAGTATAATAAGTGCCTTCCTCCACCTCAAAAGCTTCATAACCGCTTCCTTGCAAATTAATTTCCTGGTTCAAAAACCGCGTGGGGGAATTGATGTCCACCAGTGCAATCCCGTTTTGCATACCTACCCACAAGTTTCCGGAATAATCCTGAAAGGCGCGTAAGCAAGTATTGGTTAATAAGCCATCTTGTGTAGTGATGTTTTCTATAGTCTGTTTCTGTAAATCATACAAAAATAACCCTGCTGTTTGTGTAGAAATAGCTAACCTGGTATCGGAGAGCTGTAACACATGATTCACATACTTCCCCTGCAAAACTTTGCTCAGGTCGTCATATTTTGCAGTAACGCCAAAAGAGGTGGAAAATTCAATCTTTCCTGAATTGTAAAAAAATAAATATCCTTCATCTTGAGGAATTACACCAGCGATAATCTGATTTTTTTTGTTTTGGGGATAATCAGGAAGAAGCTCACGATCTCTTACTTCAAGAAGATTTCCTCTCGGATTTTGAGTAAACAGTTTTCCATTGGCTTGAAACGACCTGCCCAGCCCATCCTTATGTTCTATAACAGCAATTGATTGGCCATCATACACATAAATACCCTGGAAAGTGCAGAAATAAACTTTTGAATCAAACAGAAAGACGTCCCATACTTCATCAAAATCTCTTGAAGATTCCGGAATTTCTTCCGTTAGGGATACATAATTCCAGGCATCATTAAAATAGCCAAAGGCTCCTTGTGCGCCAACGTATAACCGGTTGGTATTTTCGTCAAATGCCAGGGATCTTACTTTCTTGCCTGTTTTGAAAGCATGTACTTCCCAATGGTTACCATTGTAGGAGAGCACGCCTAAATTGTTGGCTACAAAAAGAGTCATATCTCTGTTTTGAGCAAAATCAATATTTTGAATTCCGGCTTTATAATCCGCTGGGGTGAAATTTTGAATGGGGTATTTTCCCAAAAAGGCTTGGGCCGGTTGACTTGTCAAAAAAAGAAAAATCAAGCAAAAAATGTACTTTGTGATGTGTTTTAAATAATGCATGAGTAAGTTTGTGAAAAACAAATATACTTAATTATCAATTGTTTAGGTTTAATTATAAATATTTTTGTAGTAGTTATTTATTTAATTGATGAAATAATTGATGAGGTGATTTTTTAAATCTTTAATTTAAATTAAACCTAATTTTACGTAAATCAATGAAGTTTTTTAAAAAATCAAAACTATGGGAAATCCATAATTTATGGAATATTAATTGGTTTCCTTAGTCGATAGAAAAAGACAGAAAATATTAATTTAAACCAAATTCAATGATAAAAATGAAAAACATCATTCAAACACTGATTCTTTTCTTTTTTTCCACTTCTTTATTTGCCCAGCCTGATCAAGTATCTGTTGTTAATAACAATGAAGGGCTAAAACTGACAGTCAATGGAAATGATTTTATGATCAATGGGATGAATTGGGATTATTTCCCGATTGGCACCAATTTCTCTTATAGTTTATGGAATCAACCAGATGATATTATCAGGTCAGCGCTTGATACCGAAATGTCTTTGCTAAAAAACATGGGCGTAAATTCCGTTCGAATGTATACCGGAGTGCCTGCAAAGTGGATTAAGTATATCTACGAAAAATTTGGCATCCATACCATGCTCAATCATGCCTTTGGTCGTTATGGACTAACATTGGGAGGTACCTATGTGGTGAATACGGAATATTCCGACCCCCGTGTCCGCGAATTGCTCCTTGCAGAGGTAACGGAAATGGTACAAGAATACCGGGGTACTCCGGGCTTACTCATGTACTTGCTTGGAAATGAAAATAACTACGGTCTTTTCTGGGAGGGGGCTGAAACAGAAGACATTCCAATGGAGGATAGAAAATCCACCATGCGTGCCTATCCTTTGTATAAGTTGTTTAATGAAGCGGCAGTGGCGATGAAAGCGCTTGATACCTCGCATCCTGTTGCGATGTGTAATGGTGATTTACTTTTCCTGGATATTATTGCCGAAGAATGTAAAGATGTAGATATTTTTGGTACCAATGTGTACCGTGGCGTTTCCTTTGGAGATGCCTTCCAAAGAGTCAAAGATGAACTGAATAAACCAATCATGTATACAGAGTTTGGTGCCGATGCGTTTAATACCATTGAAAATGCAGAAGACCAGCAGTCGCAGGCTTATTATATGGTAAATAACTGGAAGGAGATCTATGAGAATGCTGCCGGTTTGGGAAAAGTAGGAAATTCTATTGGGGGGTTCACCTTCCAGTTTAGCGATGGCTGGTGGAAATTTGGCCAAACCAAAAATCTGGAAGTGCATGACAACAATGCTTCATGGGGTAACGGGGGATATCAAAGTGACTTTATTGAAGGAGAAAATAACATGAACGAGGAATGGTTTGGTATATGTGCAAAGGGACCAACAAGTGTTCGTGGGTTATATCAACTTTATCCTCGGGCGGCTTATTATGCTTTAAAGGAAGCTCACCAAATAGATCCATACGCAAATGGCGTTAAGCTTGAAACCATTGATAATCATTTTTCAAATATCCATTTGATGGAGGCTGTGCTCAAAGCCAGAGGAGATAAGGCTGCACTGGAAAGTGAACAAACCAAAAAAGTTCGTGTCAGCGGTTTGAGGGTTGATTTGTCTACCTTTAATACAGGTGGAGATCTGATTTCAACGCCCAAAGAGGCAGATCCTGATCAACTTAAATACCCCAATAGACTCGGTTTTGATCATATGCAGTCCTTTTACGTGGGAGTCGAAGCAAAACCTACCGAAAGTGTTCGGGCGAATGTCGTATTTAACGTTCTTGGAAATGTTGCTGAAAATCCGATTGATGAAATCTTTTACGAAAACCGCGGTCGTTCCCGTTTCGTCGATACTCAAAACGGAAGTCTGCAATTGCCATCAGTAGATCGCCTGAACATCTACAGAGCCGATTTTACCTGGAACAGCAAGATGTTCGACCTGACCGGATTTTACCGTACCGGCCATTATCATTGGGGTTATGAGGGTGATTTTTTTGGATTATATCCGGAAGCGAATTATGGTCCTAATATTGATATTTACAATGGCAATGCACCCTTTGGCTTTGAAATTGAAGGTAAAAAATCGCTGCATGGACTGAAGGTGGCTTTTGGCCCTGAATTGTGGTGGGGAGCCAACCCGGCAGTTTTGGTCAAGTACAGCCGAAAAGTAGCTTCTTTTGATCTTACGGGAATCTACCACGAAGACATTGCTGAGCAGGCACCGGCGGTAAGTTCTTTTGCCGTTCCAATGCCCCTTACACGACGGGTCACCCTTCATGCCCAAAGAAAATTCGGGCCTATTGGATTTGAAATCGGAGGTATTTGGGGTGGTCAGCCGCTGGTGAACAGATCATTCCAGATTGTAGATGAAGAAAAAGAAGAGGTTTACCAGGATAATATTACCTTAAAGGATACCTGGGGTGGAAAAATGAAACTCACCTACATGGGCGGTCCGGTCAAGTGGTATGCCCAGGGTGCAGCGATGGGATTGGTGGCCAACGGAGGCGCTGATTATACCAAAACGTTCACAGGCTGGAGACTTAAAGATAGCGGAAGTGGCAATCAATTTAATGTTTTAACCGGTTTGAGTTACATCATTGGTGATTTTGAAATAGCTCCTAATTTCTTGTGGCAAAAGCCCGTTGTGGGTCCAATCTCCGGAGATGTAAGTGCTCCCGGAAGACCAAGAAACATTCTCGATGATCCATTTGCGGTCAGAAGCAACAGGGAAACGATTGCCGGAGAAATCCTGTTTACCTATGACCCTACGCCGGGAACATGGATGTATGAATGGGATAATGATACAGCGGAAGATGCTGGTTTTGCTATCAGTGCCGGATTCGTTTACCGCCACCTGCCTACCATACAAGATGCCGCTATTGGTATTTTTGCAGACGGCCGGTCGCTTTTTGCTTTTCCCGGATCTGCTCCCGCAGAAGACCTTTGGGAAGCCTATGCACGTATTGTATCCAAGGTAAGTCCTGATTTTGGGTTTATTGCCAACCTCTATGGAGGTAATGCACAAGCCAATGGCAGCGACTCCAGATTAATTCAAAGAGTTGGAGGTGATCTGCGAATGGTCTATAAAAAAGTTAAATTGACTTCCATGGTTAAAGTAGATGACTGGGGACCATTCGATTATCATCGTGATTTCAACCTTACTTACCCGCTACAATTAATGGCAGACTTGTCCACTTCAGTGGGAAAACCAGGGTGGTTAAACCTTCCAAGTACCCGAATGGGGATTCGCTATACCTGGCGATCCCTGGATCAATACTCTCCGCGCTACTGCCCGGCGTACACCTTTGATGCAGCCGGTAATTACGTTTGTGACCCTACGGCTGTAGGATTCGGTAACGGCAATGAATGGGAGTTCAGAACTTATTTTCAAATTAACATTGGTATGTAATCCATAAAAAAGTTTAAAAAGATGACAACTAAAAAATATAATTATTCAAAATTGACCTTAATAACAGCTTTATTACTTTTTTTAGGGGTTAGCTGTATAAGAGACTTTGAAGATTTAGAGCCCGCCACTTACCCGGCTAATGGAGAAGTTTTTATTGATAATTTTAGCTCCGGATTGAATTATGCTGTTTTTGGCGGAGCAAGTTTGACGGCCTTTGATGTAGATACTGACGTTAAATACGATGGGTCAGCATCGATGAGGTTCGCCGTTCCTGATGCGGGATCCCCCGATGGAAGTTATGTCGGAGGGGTGTTCCTCACTTCGGTAGGCCGCGACCTTTCTGGATTCGACGCCCTCACTTTTTGGGCCAAAGCTACCCAACCGGCCACTATTGACGAGATTGGTTTTGGAAACGATTTCGGGGAGTCGAAATTCCTTGTTTTATTAAAAGGGGTGAAACTCAATACGAACTGGAAAAAATACATTATTCCGATTCCGGATGCTTCCAAACTTACCCGGGAAAGTGGTATGCTCCAAATTGTTGCAACACCAGATAACGGGAATGGATATACATTTTGGATGGATGAAGTCCAATTTGAAAAGCTTGGCACTCTTGCCCATCCACAGCCGGCCATCCTGGAAAAACAAGATCAGGTTGTTTCGGCAGCAACAGGCGATCAACTTACGATAGGAGGTTTGTTTGAAACGTTTAACCTGCCTAATGGTGTTGATCAAAGAATCGAAGTAGCGCCTTCCTATTTTACCTTTAATTCCTCTGATCCAGGTATTGCTTCGGTAAGTGAATTAGGAATCGTGTCGGTTATTGATAGCGGTGCTGTGGTGATAACGGCAAAATTAGGGGATATTGACGCCGCTGGTTCTTTGACCATTGCTACTTCAGGACAAGCGACGGGGCCTTTGACTCCCGCTCCTGTACCAACCGTTAGCCCTGATAGTGTGATCTCATTGTTTAGCAATGCCTATACCAATGTGCCCGTTGACTTATGGAATACTTACTGGGAATTTTCAACGGCTGAAACTTTTGATATTCAAATTGCAGGCGATGATGTAAAACGTTACAAAAATCTCAATTTTGTCGGCATTGAGTTTACTTCTCAAACGATAAATGCCACCAATATGACCCACTTCCATATGGATATCTGGACCCCTGATCCGACGGATTTTCCGGCAGCCTTTAAAGTTTTGCTGGTAGATTTTGGCGCAAACGGAACTTATGATGGGGGGGATGATTCTTCGCATGAACTTACGTTCACCAGTCCAACATTAGCCACAGGAACCTGGGTGAGTTTGGATATGCCTCTGTCTAGTTTTGTTGGCC
This sequence is a window from Lewinellaceae bacterium. Protein-coding genes within it:
- a CDS encoding glycosidase — encoded protein: MKNIIQTLILFFFSTSLFAQPDQVSVVNNNEGLKLTVNGNDFMINGMNWDYFPIGTNFSYSLWNQPDDIIRSALDTEMSLLKNMGVNSVRMYTGVPAKWIKYIYEKFGIHTMLNHAFGRYGLTLGGTYVVNTEYSDPRVRELLLAEVTEMVQEYRGTPGLLMYLLGNENNYGLFWEGAETEDIPMEDRKSTMRAYPLYKLFNEAAVAMKALDTSHPVAMCNGDLLFLDIIAEECKDVDIFGTNVYRGVSFGDAFQRVKDELNKPIMYTEFGADAFNTIENAEDQQSQAYYMVNNWKEIYENAAGLGKVGNSIGGFTFQFSDGWWKFGQTKNLEVHDNNASWGNGGYQSDFIEGENNMNEEWFGICAKGPTSVRGLYQLYPRAAYYALKEAHQIDPYANGVKLETIDNHFSNIHLMEAVLKARGDKAALESEQTKKVRVSGLRVDLSTFNTGGDLISTPKEADPDQLKYPNRLGFDHMQSFYVGVEAKPTESVRANVVFNVLGNVAENPIDEIFYENRGRSRFVDTQNGSLQLPSVDRLNIYRADFTWNSKMFDLTGFYRTGHYHWGYEGDFFGLYPEANYGPNIDIYNGNAPFGFEIEGKKSLHGLKVAFGPELWWGANPAVLVKYSRKVASFDLTGIYHEDIAEQAPAVSSFAVPMPLTRRVTLHAQRKFGPIGFEIGGIWGGQPLVNRSFQIVDEEKEEVYQDNITLKDTWGGKMKLTYMGGPVKWYAQGAAMGLVANGGADYTKTFTGWRLKDSGSGNQFNVLTGLSYIIGDFEIAPNFLWQKPVVGPISGDVSAPGRPRNILDDPFAVRSNRETIAGEILFTYDPTPGTWMYEWDNDTAEDAGFAISAGFVYRHLPTIQDAAIGIFADGRSLFAFPGSAPAEDLWEAYARIVSKVSPDFGFIANLYGGNAQANGSDSRLIQRVGGDLRMVYKKVKLTSMVKVDDWGPFDYHRDFNLTYPLQLMADLSTSVGKPGWLNLPSTRMGIRYTWRSLDQYSPRYCPAYTFDAAGNYVCDPTAVGFGNGNEWEFRTYFQINIGM